One Camelina sativa cultivar DH55 chromosome 3, Cs, whole genome shotgun sequence genomic window carries:
- the LOC109124829 gene encoding uncharacterized protein LOC109124829, which yields MVGSIVGSNMAATDARFLSSNFGNSFSINTRLHRFHDRSQIVIPRAQSSSPSPSPPSDKKKSKTRPGTTTIKESEETAAKKLDAAPAAPPSPQSPPSLKLDDVNPVGLGRRSRQIFDEVWRKFSGLGQMSRTTRPDEQETLDSLLIREGPMCEFVVPGAQNVTVLVVGATSRIGRIVVRKLLLRGYTVKALVRKQDEEVMSMLPRSVDIVVGDVGEPSTLKSAVESCNKIIYCATARSTITADLTRVDHLGVYNLTKAFQV from the exons ATGGTGGGTAGTATTGTTGGCAGTAACATGGCGGCGACTGATGCGAGGTTTCTAAGTTCCAATTTTGGTAACAGTTTCAGCATCAACACCAGACTTCACAGATTCCATGATCGCTCCCAAATCGTAATCCCTAGGGCTCAGTCTTCTTCTCCGTCCCCATCTCCCCCCTCCGACAAAAAGAAGTCCAAGACCCGACCCGGTACCACAACCATTAAGGAAAGCGAAGAGACTGCGGCGAAGAAACTCGACGCAGCACCAGCAGCTCCGCCTTCGCCTCAGTCACCGCCGTCACTGAAGCTGGACGATGTGAACCCTGTGGGGTTAGGACGGCGATCGCGGCAGATCTTCGATGAGGTGTGGCGTAAATTCTCTGGATTAGGTCAGATGTCGAGGACGACCCGACCCGATGAGCAGGAGACTCTTGATAGTCTTCTCATTAGAGAAGGACCTATGTGTGAGTTCGTTGTTCCTGGCGCTCAAAACGTCACCGTTTTAGTCGTCGGAGCTACTAGTCGAATCGGCCGTATCGTCGTCCGTAAACTCTTGCTCCGTGGCTACACCGTTAAG GCACTGGTGAGGAAACAAGATGAGGAAGTGATGAGTATGCTGCCAAGATCAGTGGATATTGTTGTTGGAGATGTGGGCGAACCGTCAACGCTCAAATCCGCAGTTGAAAGCTGCAACAAGATCATCTACTGCGCCACAGCTCGGTCTACTATTACTGCTGACCTTACCCGGGTTGATCATTTGGGTGTTTATAACCTCACCAAGGCTTTTCAGGTATAA